The genomic interval TCAATCTCCTACATTTTCTCAGGAACCAAGCAGAGCTCGAGTGTagttaatttttgttttaaaataaaatcatacCACAAACAAAATTCTGAGCATTAACTTACGCTATTAATAAGGAAATTGTGTTAAATATTCAGAATAATAAATAATGGACACATCTTTTACGTACAAGacagggtctataaatagatggAAAAAAATGTAACCTTCCAAAACTTGAGAAAATATCCCCATTCTGTCTCAGCAACAACCACAAATAACGCGATAGCGACAGCGTAACACCGAAATATACCATCAAAAATCTACATCAAACACCGCGGGTGAAAGTATGCAAGTATCCATACACAATCACGCACAGAAACGCACAAACAGAGAGGTAGAGAAGGGGGAGCTTACATCATCACCGCCCTTAAAAGATCGGATAGCAGAGAGAATATTGACGAAAATGCAGAGAATAGCAGTCAAAGCCGTTATGAACCTGAAGCATCCGCAGACGACCAAAAACGGGTCGGCCCGCGCTCTAACTCTTGCACTGCTCGAAGCAACTCCAGCTTCCTGCGAGCCCTCCCCGTCTGAGCCGTTTCCGTTCCTCGCCATTTTCGCGCGCTTTCCTGACCTCCAAACACCGAACCTACCTCAATTCTCCACTCATCTGTGTCGGCACAACCTCGGTCTTGCTCGATCGCTCTCTTTCTCTGCTGGGAAACTGTGATTTGAACATTTCCCAAGAAACGGGGACTAGATTTTTGTTGAGGTGACTAAGCTCGTGATTCTCCTCCCCACAGTCGAAGCAAAGCCGTCAGGCTGGACGCGTGTCAGTTCTGAATGAAGGACGGGAACACGTGTCGGTGGTGCATGTATCTCCCCTGATTTTGAGTGTAACCATATGAATGCCTCTTTCTTTCTCTTGAGCTAAAATCAAaaggattaaaaaaatattttaaaaataaaaacttgcaCGGCACAGCTTGACCATAAACCCTCCTCATTTTTTTgacaaaatcaaatcaaaaaatttTTCCAAtttaatgcttacgtaatctcgcaatTTAGTCTTACAAAATTTGCAAGATCAAGCAAATCGGGTGTCGACAAGTATCAAAAATCTCGTAAGATCAAACTGTGAGATTTGCTTGAGAAATGGAACTAGTGCTCGATGTGTgatgcgtggcaaatctcgcagtTTGGTCCTGTGAGATTTGCTTCGACCCTTCAACAGCCCTTTCTCCTTCAATTTTCTTCGCAAACAGAGGGCAGTAGAGAGACCAGAGAGGAGGAGAATGCAAAGCAAAGGGCAGAGTGTAGAGGTCGTCCGATTTACAAGTGACCGTTGCTCATGAACGTTGAGGAGGAGGATATAAAGGGCAAGATGGGGTAAGTTCAATGAAACTCGTTTGCTCAtttgttttgaaattcaaatttatattttttattaaaaaatttgttaGTTTGATTAATAAAATCGTTAGTATGGCTTATAAATTACTACGTAGCACCTTCAATTACTGATAGAATGCATCGTTTGGAAACGCCCAattttgaggttagggtttttttgttagtattttagttcctttcatttattatttgttATATGTGTTATGTGTAATTTAATTGACAAGTGTGTTGTAATGtaatgttttaaatttggtattAGAAAATAGTTTTATTATTGATTGGATATTAATTTAAATGAATTATTATTAAAAGTCTTgtatttttttagataaaatatatatgtgtagTTTTGAAGTGGAGAAATGATTAATCAAATAATAGTTACATGCATGTGTATGTagaatttattatataaattctCTTAAGATTTGTTTGATATATGGATAATAGTTACATGCATGTATATCTAGAATAAATATATGTTTTGtttaatcaaatatatatatgattctcTTATTATTATTCCTAATGATGTGTTTTCGGAGACATCAAAATGGGATGGAGACAAAATTGGTCTTCCTAAACTTAttgtaatttttataatattcttATCATGTCCTCACAATTTCATTATATTCTAATGTACTAAAATTTAGGTAGTATTCAAAACTCATTATTTGCTTGTTGTGCAAAATTAATAagattaatttattaaataatcaTTATATAGTTTTTCATTTGTAAAATTTGAAACACCTAAAATTTTC from Malania oleifera isolate guangnan ecotype guangnan chromosome 9, ASM2987363v1, whole genome shotgun sequence carries:
- the LOC131163771 gene encoding uncharacterized protein LOC131163771, which codes for MARNGNGSDGEGSQEAGVASSSARVRARADPFLVVCGCFRFITALTAILCIFVNILSAIRSFKGGDDIFDGIFRCYAVAIALFVVVAETEWGYFLKFWKALEYWAARGMLQIFVAVMTRAFPENAGKRKDLILLQNIACYMLLACGAVYIISGFLCIGILKRYRQRKEITREQAIKDLEDMERRREELEQLLHERV